The following are encoded together in the Acetobacter vaccinii genome:
- a CDS encoding efflux RND transporter permease subunit: MMRAYLQALLQARLLVLGGLCLLLVAGLLVAMGLPVEAVPDISPRQVLVSVVAPGLATEEVEKLITFPVEASMTGIPGMTDLRSVSRGGVSVVYVQFDDTTDINLDRTRVNERIQQARANIAVPGISVSMGPLATGMGEIMQFQIKGPGRSLTDLNRIMNWTVVPQLRLVPGVVDVNVNGGAEETYEVTLDQARLVASGLSVGDVYRAVDSNNGASGGGWITHHAEQQSVVGRGLVNSLADFGAIAVRTNPDGSTLRLRDLGRVGIGARTRLGAATRDGQGEIVTGVVMMESGASSNTTLAAINQVLPALRQALPPGVTLDPYYTRATLTGRTIATVRDNLALGALLVVGVLIVVIGSWQAALVIASVIPAALICAMASMRQFGISANLLSLGAIDFGMIVDGSLVVVEHILSRREEEPQAPFVPLVISAVQQVMRPVGFAILVIIMVYLPVLTLQGIEGHMFRPMAQTVIMALLASLAYCFICIPALAVLALRHVRPVGDTRLIALLRRPYTTLVRWGENHPRTLFSGVLAALALSAVLATRLGGEFIPQLEEGALAVMTTRLPSASLDTALTTTTRLEQILRRFPEVRTVVSTTGTSAIPTDPMGVNETDSFIFLNDPSTWTTAHSQAELVTILDSTLRRELPDALYAWSQPVQMRMDDLLSGVRTQIAVSIFGDDLSTLATLGDKVALAIAAVPGAADVAPAGDGTVPLVVVDIDRTQAASRNVAQQDILDTVEAVGGHIGRPVIMGNAMISTQIRLDPRQAGSATAIGALRVRRQDGLGYVMLSQVAHVHVVDGPPRISRDKVHRRMVVQANVRGRDLASFVAQAQDRVAHTVPLPAGYTIEWDGQFRNLQSAMQRLAVVLPVALGLIFALLVVAFGALRPALLVFINLPVAATGGVLALSLRGMPFSISAGIGFIALFGVAILNGVVLVSAITTLRAQGMRVAQAAFAAAESRFRPVMATALVASVGFFPMAFSQSAGAEVERPLASVVIGGLVSSTLLTLLVLPSLYARIMREKDQP, encoded by the coding sequence GGTGGAGGCCGTGCCTGACATCTCGCCCCGGCAGGTGCTTGTCTCGGTCGTGGCCCCCGGCCTTGCTACGGAAGAAGTAGAAAAACTCATCACCTTTCCGGTCGAGGCCAGCATGACTGGTATCCCCGGCATGACCGACCTGCGCTCCGTCTCACGCGGGGGGGTCTCGGTGGTTTATGTCCAGTTTGATGACACGACAGACATCAACCTCGACCGCACCCGTGTTAACGAGCGTATCCAGCAGGCGCGGGCCAATATTGCCGTGCCGGGTATTTCCGTCAGCATGGGGCCGCTGGCTACTGGCATGGGCGAGATCATGCAGTTCCAGATCAAGGGACCGGGGCGGTCTCTGACGGACCTCAACCGGATCATGAACTGGACCGTGGTGCCGCAGTTACGGCTTGTGCCCGGTGTGGTGGATGTCAACGTCAACGGCGGGGCGGAGGAAACCTACGAAGTCACGCTGGATCAGGCCCGGCTGGTTGCCAGCGGCCTGAGCGTGGGAGATGTCTACCGCGCGGTGGACAGCAACAACGGGGCCTCCGGCGGGGGGTGGATTACCCACCATGCCGAGCAGCAGAGTGTTGTTGGCCGGGGGCTAGTCAATAGTCTGGCCGACTTTGGTGCCATTGCCGTACGCACCAACCCCGATGGCTCCACCCTGCGCCTGCGGGATCTGGGGCGTGTTGGCATAGGGGCACGCACACGCCTTGGTGCTGCCACCCGCGATGGGCAGGGGGAAATTGTAACAGGCGTGGTGATGATGGAAAGCGGTGCCAGTTCCAACACCACACTAGCCGCCATCAATCAGGTATTGCCCGCCCTGCGTCAGGCTCTGCCACCGGGTGTTACGCTCGACCCCTATTACACCCGCGCCACCCTGACCGGGCGGACCATAGCCACCGTGCGCGACAATCTGGCCCTGGGGGCCTTACTGGTCGTAGGGGTGCTGATTGTTGTTATCGGCAGTTGGCAGGCAGCCCTGGTCATTGCCTCGGTCATCCCTGCGGCGTTGATCTGCGCCATGGCGAGCATGCGCCAGTTTGGTATTTCGGCCAATCTGCTCAGCCTTGGGGCAATCGACTTTGGCATGATTGTCGATGGCTCGCTTGTGGTGGTGGAGCATATTCTGTCACGGCGGGAGGAGGAACCCCAGGCCCCCTTTGTCCCTCTTGTCATCTCGGCGGTGCAGCAGGTCATGCGCCCGGTTGGCTTTGCCATTCTGGTGATCATCATGGTCTATCTGCCTGTGCTGACCTTGCAGGGGATAGAAGGGCACATGTTCCGCCCCATGGCGCAGACCGTTATCATGGCGCTGCTGGCATCGCTCGCTTACTGTTTCATCTGTATTCCTGCCCTGGCGGTACTGGCGCTGCGGCATGTGCGCCCGGTAGGGGATACACGGCTGATTGCCCTGCTGCGCCGCCCTTACACCACACTCGTCCGCTGGGGGGAAAACCACCCCCGCACCCTGTTTAGCGGTGTTCTTGCAGCTCTGGCGCTGTCCGCCGTACTGGCCACACGGCTTGGCGGGGAGTTCATTCCCCAGTTGGAAGAAGGCGCGCTGGCTGTCATGACCACCCGCCTGCCCTCTGCCTCGCTCGACACGGCGCTAACAACCACCACACGGCTGGAACAGATCCTGCGCCGCTTCCCTGAAGTACGAACTGTTGTCAGCACAACTGGCACCTCCGCCATCCCGACCGACCCGATGGGCGTGAACGAGACCGACAGCTTCATTTTCCTCAACGATCCTTCAACTTGGACAACCGCCCATAGCCAGGCCGAGCTTGTTACCATTCTGGACAGCACCCTGCGGCGTGAACTGCCCGACGCCCTGTACGCATGGAGCCAACCCGTGCAGATGCGTATGGACGACCTGCTGTCGGGCGTGCGGACCCAGATTGCCGTCTCCATCTTCGGGGATGACCTGTCCACACTGGCGACACTGGGCGACAAGGTGGCGCTGGCCATAGCCGCCGTGCCGGGTGCCGCCGATGTCGCCCCTGCGGGTGATGGCACCGTGCCCCTTGTGGTGGTGGATATTGACCGCACCCAGGCCGCCAGCCGCAATGTTGCGCAACAGGATATTCTGGACACTGTCGAGGCCGTCGGCGGGCATATCGGGCGGCCTGTGATTATGGGCAACGCCATGATCAGCACCCAGATACGGCTTGACCCCCGGCAGGCAGGGTCTGCCACAGCCATCGGGGCATTGCGGGTGCGGCGTCAGGACGGGCTGGGGTATGTCATGCTGTCACAGGTCGCGCATGTGCATGTGGTCGATGGCCCGCCACGCATAAGCCGCGACAAGGTGCACCGCCGCATGGTGGTGCAGGCCAATGTGCGTGGGCGCGATCTGGCCTCCTTCGTCGCGCAGGCGCAGGACCGTGTGGCGCACACCGTGCCCCTGCCCGCTGGATACACGATTGAATGGGACGGCCAGTTCCGTAATCTGCAATCCGCCATGCAACGGCTGGCCGTTGTGCTGCCTGTAGCACTGGGGCTTATTTTTGCCCTACTGGTCGTGGCCTTTGGTGCCCTGCGCCCTGCCCTGCTGGTCTTTATCAACCTGCCTGTGGCGGCAACCGGGGGCGTGCTGGCGTTAAGCCTGCGGGGTATGCCGTTCAGCATTTCGGCCGGTATTGGTTTTATCGCGCTCTTTGGGGTGGCTATTCTGAACGGGGTTGTGCTGGTCAGCGCCATTACCACGTTACGCGCACAGGGCATGCGCGTCGCCCAGGCTGCGTTTGCAGCGGCGGAATCGCGCTTTCGGCCGGTTATGGCGACAGCCCTTGTTGCCAGTGTCGGGTTTTTTCC